A stretch of Arthrobacter sunyaminii DNA encodes these proteins:
- the mihF gene encoding integration host factor, actinobacterial type: MNLKPLTDDERTRAREKATAARSVRADIKAKIKTGEMSVEEVILSRSSEEAVGRLKVVDLLRALPGVGERRAAGIMTTVGIAPTRRVRGLGVHQRKALIELLATD, translated from the coding sequence TTGAACCTCAAGCCACTGACAGACGATGAACGCACCAGGGCCAGGGAGAAGGCGACAGCCGCCAGGTCCGTCCGGGCCGACATCAAAGCCAAGATCAAGACCGGTGAAATGTCCGTGGAAGAGGTCATTTTGTCCCGCTCCTCGGAGGAAGCCGTGGGCCGGCTGAAGGTCGTGGATCTGCTCCGGGCACTGCCTGGCGTTGGAGAGCGCCGCGCAGCTGGAATAATGACTACCGTGGGTATTGCCCCGACCCGGAGAGTACGCGGTCTGGGCGTCCACCAGCGCAAGGCGCTGATAGAACTTTTGGCAACCGACTAG
- the metK gene encoding methionine adenosyltransferase, whose translation MTFPDTSALSAARDGLRLFTSESVTEGHPDKICDQISDAILDGLLKVDPESRVAVETLVTTGLVHVAGEVTTEGYVEIPQLVRDTILGIGYDSSANGFDGARCGVSVSIGQQSPEIASRVFNSVENRAGTGDPLDAQGAGDQGIMFGYASDETSVLMPTPIWLAHRLSERLTAVRKDGTLGYLRPDGKTQVTIGYDGDRPVSVDSVVISSQHAADVELEQLRADLATHVIKPVLAGTDLDTSRVNHIVNPGGTFVIGGPVGDAGLTGRKIIVDTYGGFARHGGGAFSGKDPSKVDRSAAYAMRWVAKNVVAAGLARRAEIQVAYAIGMAHPVGIYVETFGTETVDPVRIAQAIEEVFDLRPLGIINALDLKRPIYQKTAANGHFGREDDEFTWERKDRAGDLRSYFNA comes from the coding sequence GTGACTTTCCCAGATACTTCAGCACTTTCGGCTGCCCGCGACGGGCTGCGCCTCTTCACCTCGGAATCCGTCACTGAGGGTCATCCGGACAAAATCTGTGACCAGATCAGTGACGCGATCCTGGACGGCCTGCTCAAGGTGGACCCCGAATCCCGTGTGGCGGTGGAGACGCTGGTCACCACCGGCCTGGTCCATGTGGCCGGCGAGGTCACCACCGAAGGCTACGTCGAGATCCCCCAGCTCGTGCGGGATACCATCCTGGGCATCGGCTACGACTCTTCGGCCAACGGCTTTGACGGCGCCCGCTGCGGCGTGTCCGTCTCCATCGGCCAGCAGTCACCCGAAATTGCTTCCCGGGTTTTCAACTCCGTGGAAAACCGGGCCGGGACCGGAGATCCCCTGGATGCTCAGGGCGCCGGCGACCAGGGCATCATGTTCGGCTATGCCTCTGATGAAACCTCAGTCCTCATGCCCACGCCCATCTGGCTGGCACACCGGCTCTCCGAGCGTCTGACAGCCGTCCGCAAGGACGGCACACTGGGTTACCTTCGTCCGGACGGCAAAACCCAGGTCACGATCGGTTACGACGGTGACCGCCCGGTTTCCGTGGATTCCGTGGTGATCTCCTCGCAGCACGCGGCCGACGTCGAGCTGGAGCAGTTGCGTGCCGACCTGGCCACCCACGTCATCAAGCCTGTCCTGGCAGGCACCGACCTGGACACGTCCCGGGTCAATCACATCGTCAACCCGGGCGGTACCTTCGTTATCGGCGGCCCGGTGGGCGATGCAGGCCTGACCGGCCGAAAGATCATCGTGGACACCTACGGCGGCTTTGCCCGCCACGGCGGCGGTGCCTTCAGCGGCAAGGATCCGTCGAAGGTTGACCGTTCCGCAGCCTATGCCATGCGCTGGGTGGCAAAGAACGTTGTTGCCGCAGGACTGGCCCGCCGTGCGGAGATCCAGGTTGCCTACGCCATCGGCATGGCACACCCGGTGGGCATCTACGTGGAGACGTTCGGCACCGAAACTGTGGATCCGGTGCGCATTGCGCAGGCCATTGAGGAAGTGTTCGATCTCCGCCCGCTGGGCATCATCAACGCCTTGGACCTGAAGCGCCCGATCTACCAGAAGACCGCCGCCAACGGCCACTTCGGCCGTGAAGACGACGAATTCACCTGGGAGCGCAAGGACCGGGCCGGAGACCTCCGCAGCTACTTCAACGCCTAA
- a CDS encoding primosomal protein N', whose product MPREPDSDNGQLSLLHGFVSPARSLGTQPAAPALPVARVLLDSPLPHLDRPFDYLVPADLDKDAVPGARVKVRFGGQELAGFITERTAQADTSSRLVALGKVVSPQPVLAPQILRLAEAVAARYSGTVHDVLRVAIPPRAARVDKEFTVQAREAAASDEDAAFGPEGSGPNPWARYPHGPRFLTHLAAGHSPRAALSSLGGFGPGAWPEEIAAAVSSTLLSGRGAVVVVPDAKDLARLEKALAARIGADAYVRLTADDGATPRYRSFLKVLHGDVQVVIGTRSAAYAPVRNLGLAVIWDDADDLHAEQRAPYQHVRDVLLLRAAEEDTALLVASHSRSTEAQRLVASGWAASITAERSTVRSLAPRVVSTADSFNMERDPLAARARIPHAAWKAAQDGLTRGPVLVQVARSGFSPALSCQECREPARCRACAGPLGLASRNGIPACRWCGRPEPVWSCGNCGGTQLRGSAAGAGRTAEELGRAFPSVTVISSAGDHVRAEVPDAPALVVATPGAEPVAAGGYAAAVLLDGNAMMSRESLRAGEETLRRWFSAAALVRPAGDKGLVVVTADDTATVGHLLRWDPAGAAERELELRRELGLPPAVRYAELTGSREALTAFVPRLDLPVETRVVGPAPLEDPPGPAPVHRDGQLGGSGGRYRTLLFFSYAAAPSVTAALRATKAAVSAKRTGDPVYVRVDGTDVL is encoded by the coding sequence ATGCCCCGGGAACCGGACAGCGACAATGGCCAGTTGTCCCTGCTGCACGGCTTCGTGTCGCCGGCCCGGAGCCTCGGGACGCAGCCTGCGGCGCCTGCACTGCCGGTGGCACGGGTCCTGCTGGACTCGCCGCTGCCGCACCTGGACCGCCCGTTCGATTATTTGGTGCCCGCGGACCTGGACAAAGACGCAGTGCCCGGCGCCCGGGTCAAGGTGCGGTTCGGCGGTCAGGAACTGGCCGGTTTCATTACCGAACGCACGGCACAGGCCGACACCTCGTCCCGGCTGGTTGCGCTGGGGAAAGTCGTGTCTCCGCAGCCGGTCCTGGCCCCGCAGATCCTGAGGCTGGCCGAGGCCGTGGCGGCCCGCTACTCCGGTACCGTGCATGACGTGCTCCGCGTGGCCATCCCGCCGCGTGCGGCGCGGGTGGACAAAGAATTCACTGTGCAGGCCCGGGAAGCGGCCGCGTCTGATGAGGATGCAGCCTTCGGTCCGGAAGGCTCCGGCCCCAATCCCTGGGCGCGTTATCCGCACGGACCGCGGTTCCTGACGCATCTGGCGGCCGGACACAGTCCCCGGGCAGCGCTCTCCTCCCTGGGCGGGTTTGGACCCGGAGCCTGGCCCGAGGAAATTGCGGCCGCCGTGTCATCAACCCTGTTGTCCGGCCGGGGCGCCGTCGTCGTGGTTCCCGATGCCAAGGACCTTGCCCGGCTGGAAAAAGCGCTGGCCGCCCGCATCGGTGCGGACGCCTATGTGCGGCTGACCGCCGACGACGGGGCCACGCCCCGGTACCGTTCCTTTTTGAAGGTCCTGCACGGAGACGTGCAGGTGGTGATCGGTACCCGTTCCGCTGCTTATGCGCCGGTGCGCAATCTGGGGCTGGCGGTGATTTGGGACGACGCCGATGACCTCCACGCCGAGCAGCGTGCGCCGTACCAGCACGTGCGTGATGTCCTGCTGCTGCGTGCCGCCGAGGAAGACACTGCACTTTTGGTGGCCTCGCATTCGCGCAGCACTGAAGCCCAGCGGCTCGTGGCCAGCGGCTGGGCCGCCAGCATCACTGCCGAACGCAGTACAGTCCGATCGCTGGCACCACGCGTGGTCAGCACAGCCGATTCCTTCAATATGGAGCGCGACCCGCTGGCGGCCCGCGCCCGGATTCCCCACGCGGCATGGAAGGCGGCACAGGACGGACTGACCCGCGGTCCGGTGCTGGTACAGGTGGCCCGCAGCGGTTTTTCTCCTGCGCTGTCCTGTCAGGAGTGCAGGGAGCCGGCGCGTTGCCGGGCCTGCGCCGGTCCGTTGGGACTGGCCAGCCGCAACGGCATTCCGGCGTGCCGCTGGTGCGGGCGGCCGGAGCCGGTGTGGAGCTGCGGCAACTGCGGAGGGACGCAGCTGCGCGGTTCTGCCGCGGGAGCGGGGCGCACCGCCGAGGAGCTCGGCCGGGCCTTCCCCTCCGTGACAGTCATATCCTCCGCGGGGGACCATGTTCGGGCCGAGGTGCCCGATGCTCCGGCGCTGGTGGTCGCGACGCCGGGTGCCGAGCCCGTGGCTGCCGGCGGCTATGCGGCCGCCGTTCTGCTGGACGGCAACGCAATGATGTCCCGGGAATCGCTGCGGGCAGGCGAGGAGACGCTGCGCCGCTGGTTCAGCGCCGCGGCACTGGTCCGTCCTGCCGGAGACAAGGGCCTGGTGGTGGTCACTGCCGATGACACCGCCACCGTGGGCCACCTGCTGCGCTGGGATCCGGCCGGAGCCGCTGAACGCGAGCTGGAACTGCGCCGGGAACTGGGCCTGCCGCCTGCCGTTCGGTACGCCGAGCTCACCGGGTCCCGTGAGGCGCTCACGGCTTTTGTTCCCCGCCTGGACCTGCCGGTGGAAACCCGGGTGGTGGGGCCGGCGCCGCTGGAGGACCCGCCGGGACCGGCTCCGGTCCACCGCGACGGCCAGCTGGGCGGTTCAGGCGGCCGCTACCGGACCCTGCTGTTCTTCTCCTATGCCGCTGCCCCGTCCGTGACTGCAGCCCTGCGGGCCACCAAGGCCGCCGTCTCAGCGAAGAGGACCGGCGACCCTGTGTACGTGCGGGTGGATGGAACGGACGTCCTCTAA
- the rpoZ gene encoding DNA-directed RNA polymerase subunit omega produces MSTASEGIINPPIDDLLNVADSKYALVIYGAKRARQINAYYSQLHEGLFEYVGPLVETKLNEKPLSIALREINEGMLVSRPVESAE; encoded by the coding sequence GTGTCTACTGCTTCTGAAGGCATCATCAACCCGCCGATCGACGACCTGCTGAACGTAGCCGACTCGAAGTACGCACTGGTCATCTACGGCGCCAAGCGCGCCCGCCAGATCAATGCCTACTACTCGCAGCTGCACGAAGGCCTGTTCGAGTATGTCGGCCCGCTCGTGGAAACCAAGCTGAACGAGAAGCCGCTTTCCATCGCCCTGCGTGAAATCAATGAGGGCATGCTGGTCAGCCGCCCCGTGGAATCCGCAGAGTAG
- the gmk gene encoding guanylate kinase — translation MSQPRLTVLAGPTAVGKGTVSTFIRDNYPEVWLSVSATTRAPRPGEENGVHYFFVSADEFDSMVEKGEMLEWAVVHGRNRYGTLRSTVESAMAEGRSVLLEIDLQGARQVKASMPEANFVFLAPPSWDEMVRRLVGRGTETPEEQQQRLETAKLELAAEPEFDHTVVNDDVQRAAAELVSLMGISPRQS, via the coding sequence GTGTCGCAACCGCGGCTGACAGTTCTTGCAGGTCCAACCGCAGTTGGCAAAGGCACAGTCTCCACGTTTATCCGGGACAACTACCCGGAGGTGTGGCTGTCTGTTTCCGCCACCACGCGCGCCCCGCGCCCGGGAGAAGAAAACGGTGTCCACTACTTCTTCGTCTCCGCCGACGAGTTCGATTCGATGGTGGAAAAGGGCGAAATGCTGGAGTGGGCCGTCGTCCACGGCCGGAACCGTTACGGCACGCTGCGCAGCACGGTAGAGTCGGCCATGGCCGAGGGCCGGTCCGTGCTCCTGGAGATTGATTTGCAGGGCGCCCGGCAGGTTAAAGCGTCAATGCCTGAGGCGAATTTCGTGTTCCTGGCGCCGCCGTCGTGGGATGAAATGGTCCGACGGCTGGTGGGGCGGGGCACCGAAACACCCGAAGAGCAGCAGCAACGGCTGGAAACAGCTAAACTGGAGCTTGCTGCCGAGCCCGAGTTCGATCACACCGTGGTAAATGATGACGTACAGCGGGCAGCAGCTGAGCTTGTATCACTCATGGGAATCAGTCCGCGCCAGAGCTGA
- a CDS encoding MarR family winged helix-turn-helix transcriptional regulator has translation MSDSLHRQVCFSLYSASRAATAVYRPLLDQLGLTYPQYLVLTVLWEKDGSSVRELGRSLELDSGTLSPLLKRLEAAGLVVRKRSTADERRVDIHLTENGRALQAQALDLPQRVAEAAGLEPEELQALQETLAKVTRALRDAAH, from the coding sequence ATGAGTGATTCCCTCCACCGGCAGGTCTGCTTTTCCCTGTACTCGGCATCCCGGGCAGCCACCGCGGTGTACCGGCCGCTGTTGGATCAGCTGGGCCTGACCTACCCGCAATACCTGGTGCTGACGGTGCTGTGGGAAAAGGACGGCAGCAGTGTCAGAGAGCTGGGCCGGTCCCTGGAACTGGATTCCGGCACGCTCTCACCCCTGCTCAAACGGCTGGAAGCCGCCGGGCTGGTGGTGCGGAAACGCTCGACCGCCGACGAACGCCGGGTCGACATCCACCTGACGGAAAACGGCCGTGCCCTGCAGGCCCAAGCACTGGACCTGCCGCAGCGGGTGGCTGAAGCCGCGGGACTGGAACCGGAAGAGCTGCAGGCACTGCAGGAAACGCTTGCCAAAGTCACGCGGGCCCTGCGGGACGCCGCCCACTGA
- a CDS encoding ABC transporter permease: MKPPLALATAARVLTQIRHDPRTVILLLLVPSLLIGLLAWIFEDTDVFGDLGPALLGLFPFIVMFLVTSITTLRERRSGTLERLMTMPLGKFDFIAGYTLAFGLLGMVQSLIASAFAVLVCGLDVEGSLWLLVTVAVADAVLGATLGLFVSAFAGTEFQVIQFMPALVFPQILLGGIFIPRDRMPAVLEAVSDWLPLSHAVEALNLVADGSGSTAEVIREIGILAAFAVVFVVLGAVTLRRRTA; encoded by the coding sequence ATGAAACCGCCTCTGGCACTGGCCACGGCGGCACGGGTGCTGACGCAGATCCGCCACGATCCACGGACGGTGATCCTGTTGCTGCTGGTGCCGAGCCTGTTGATTGGCCTGCTGGCCTGGATTTTCGAAGACACCGACGTATTTGGCGACCTGGGACCGGCACTGCTGGGGCTGTTCCCCTTCATCGTGATGTTCCTGGTCACCAGCATCACGACCCTGCGGGAACGCCGCTCCGGCACCCTGGAACGCCTCATGACGATGCCACTGGGGAAGTTCGATTTCATCGCCGGCTACACGCTCGCCTTCGGGCTGCTGGGCATGGTCCAATCCCTGATTGCCTCCGCCTTCGCCGTCTTGGTCTGCGGGCTCGACGTCGAAGGAAGCCTCTGGTTGCTGGTCACGGTGGCGGTGGCCGATGCGGTACTCGGTGCCACCCTGGGCCTGTTCGTCAGCGCCTTCGCCGGTACCGAGTTTCAAGTCATCCAGTTCATGCCGGCCCTGGTGTTTCCCCAGATCCTGCTGGGCGGGATCTTCATCCCCCGGGACCGGATGCCGGCGGTCCTGGAAGCGGTGTCCGACTGGCTTCCGCTGTCGCACGCCGTGGAGGCACTGAACCTTGTCGCCGACGGCAGCGGCTCCACGGCGGAAGTCATCCGCGAAATCGGTATCCTGGCCGCCTTTGCGGTGGTCTTTGTTGTCCTGGGCGCCGTCACCCTGCGCCGCCGCACAGCCTGA
- a CDS encoding GmrSD restriction endonuclease domain-containing protein, translating to MTDVKPAQGRKPGTVTIVTGSILGLLVIVAMFFSVTTGLGLLAFSGLLTGLYVLITGRRSWARIPAGRRGGAIAVAASVVTLIVAATLAPAAELEETSPISEPGPVSSPSASATPTPARTSEPTPTPETEPTPETEPAPEAVPESEPEPEAAAPAAAGTALAQLDTIPIKGRAPKTGYDRDLFGPAWKDVDRNGCDQRNDILRRDLESVSLKPGTNNCVVASGTLLDPFTGSVISFVRGEGTSNAVQIDHVVALSDAWQKGAQQMAQNQREAFANDPLNLLAVDGPSNGAKGDGDAATWLPPNKGFRCEYVALQTAVKAKYGLWMTQAESDAIRGILTSSCPDQPVPADGGVIVAPEPAPATVQVPAEAPAPDSAPAPDPVPAAPEDVHYENCDAVKAAGAAPIQVGDPGWQPKFDRDGDGVGCEN from the coding sequence ATGACCGACGTCAAACCCGCCCAAGGCCGGAAGCCCGGCACGGTGACCATCGTTACCGGTTCCATCCTGGGTCTCCTGGTCATAGTCGCAATGTTCTTCAGCGTCACCACCGGACTGGGACTGCTGGCCTTCTCCGGTCTGCTCACCGGCTTGTACGTCCTCATCACCGGCAGGCGGTCCTGGGCCAGGATCCCTGCCGGACGGCGCGGCGGAGCCATCGCGGTGGCCGCATCGGTCGTCACCCTGATCGTGGCCGCCACCCTTGCTCCCGCCGCCGAGCTCGAGGAGACTTCGCCGATTTCTGAACCGGGACCTGTGTCATCGCCGTCGGCTTCCGCCACACCGACCCCGGCCCGAACATCTGAACCGACGCCGACTCCTGAAACTGAACCGACTCCTGAAACTGAACCAGCCCCTGAGGCCGTGCCAGAATCCGAACCGGAGCCTGAAGCGGCGGCGCCTGCAGCGGCCGGCACCGCCCTGGCTCAGCTGGACACCATCCCGATCAAGGGCCGGGCACCGAAGACCGGTTACGACCGGGACCTGTTTGGGCCCGCGTGGAAGGACGTTGACCGCAACGGCTGCGACCAGCGCAACGATATTCTCCGGCGCGACCTGGAATCGGTGAGCCTCAAGCCGGGGACGAACAACTGTGTTGTCGCCTCCGGCACCCTGCTGGATCCGTTCACGGGGTCGGTGATCAGCTTCGTGCGCGGGGAAGGTACTTCCAATGCCGTCCAGATCGACCATGTGGTGGCTCTCTCCGACGCCTGGCAGAAGGGGGCTCAGCAGATGGCACAAAACCAGCGTGAGGCATTCGCCAATGACCCGCTGAATCTTCTCGCCGTGGACGGCCCCTCCAACGGTGCCAAGGGTGACGGTGACGCTGCAACGTGGCTTCCACCGAACAAGGGATTCCGTTGTGAGTACGTGGCCCTTCAGACTGCAGTGAAAGCCAAATACGGGCTGTGGATGACCCAGGCCGAATCCGATGCGATCCGCGGGATCCTCACCTCATCGTGCCCTGACCAGCCGGTTCCTGCCGACGGCGGTGTCATCGTCGCACCGGAACCTGCTCCCGCGACAGTGCAGGTCCCCGCAGAAGCCCCTGCACCTGATTCAGCCCCTGCACCTGATCCGGTGCCGGCCGCCCCGGAGGATGTCCACTATGAGAACTGCGATGCCGTGAAGGCTGCCGGTGCTGCACCGATCCAGGTAGGCGACCCGGGGTGGCAGCCAAAGTTTGACCGCGACGGCGATGGGGTCGGGTGCGAGAATTGA
- a CDS encoding Hsp20/alpha crystallin family protein — protein MVGRGDPLGEMEAGMAVDLYREDDHYILHADLPGLDPGSLTLDVDGQLLTLRGHRTLGDFSGAKWLVRDRRRGLIERHILLGDNVKTADISAHYTCGVLNVLLPVDPDRPRRKIPVRYGSG, from the coding sequence ATGGTGGGGCGGGGCGATCCGCTGGGGGAAATGGAAGCGGGAATGGCGGTGGATCTGTACCGCGAAGATGACCACTACATCCTGCACGCCGACCTTCCGGGGCTGGACCCCGGATCGCTGACCCTCGATGTGGATGGACAGCTCCTCACCCTTCGGGGCCACCGCACCCTCGGAGATTTTTCCGGAGCGAAGTGGCTGGTCCGGGACCGCCGCCGCGGTCTGATTGAACGGCACATCCTGCTGGGCGACAACGTCAAGACTGCAGACATCAGCGCGCACTACACCTGCGGCGTCCTCAATGTCCTGCTGCCGGTCGATCCGGACCGCCCGCGGCGGAAGATCCCCGTCCGGTACGGCTCCGGTTAG
- a CDS encoding ABC transporter ATP-binding protein, with protein MAVPRGQVVGLLGPSGSGKTTFMRAVVGTQRITEGTVQVLGSPAGSPDLRRRVGYLAQGAGVYDDLSVLENLRYFARILGAPATDPERVLQETDLGGQAGQLAGSLSGGQHRRVSLAVALLGTPELLILDEPTVGLDPVLRRDLWNLFATLASRGVSLLVSSHVMDEANRCGRILLLHEGRLLADLTPAELLERTGAPDADTAFLTLLGAT; from the coding sequence GTGGCGGTTCCCCGGGGGCAGGTCGTAGGGCTTTTAGGGCCCAGCGGCAGTGGCAAAACCACCTTTATGCGGGCTGTGGTGGGCACCCAAAGGATCACAGAAGGCACCGTCCAGGTACTCGGTTCCCCCGCCGGCAGCCCGGACCTGCGACGCAGAGTCGGCTACCTGGCCCAAGGAGCCGGCGTCTACGACGATCTGAGCGTCCTGGAAAACCTGCGCTACTTCGCCCGGATCCTGGGAGCCCCGGCCACTGACCCGGAACGGGTGCTTCAGGAAACCGATCTGGGCGGGCAGGCCGGACAGCTGGCCGGCAGCCTCAGCGGCGGCCAGCACCGCCGGGTCTCGCTGGCCGTGGCCCTGCTGGGCACCCCGGAGCTGCTGATCCTCGACGAACCCACGGTGGGACTGGATCCGGTCCTGCGCCGGGACCTGTGGAACCTCTTCGCCACGCTGGCCTCGCGCGGCGTGAGCCTTCTGGTGAGCAGCCATGTGATGGACGAGGCCAATCGGTGCGGCCGGATCCTCCTGCTGCATGAGGGGCGGCTGCTGGCCGACCTGACGCCGGCAGAGCTATTGGAACGCACCGGCGCCCCCGATGCCGACACGGCCTTCCTCACCCTCTTGGGAGCTACATGA
- a CDS encoding NADP-dependent oxidoreductase: MTDYPQTSREIQLASRPEGWPADENFRLAEVPVPKLEDGQVLVRNLYMSVDPYMRGRMNDVKSYVPPFQIDAPLDGGAIGEVVESRSEGHRPGDKVLHGLGWRDYAVLDGKRARVIDAEAAPASAYLGVLGMTGLTAYAGLTKVAEFKEGDVVFVSGAAGAVGSLVGQIAKAMGAKKVIGSAGSAEKVQRLLDLGFDEAFNYHDGPVKESLKKAAGADGIDVYFDNVGGEHLEAAIAVMNKYGRIAMCGAISQYNTTDAPTGPRNLALAIGKELTLRGFIVGSYNQYADEFAELMSGWLNDGRVSYDETFVDGLENAPQAFIDLMKGANKGKMIVTLQA; the protein is encoded by the coding sequence ATGACCGACTACCCCCAGACCAGTCGCGAAATCCAGCTGGCATCCCGCCCCGAGGGCTGGCCCGCGGACGAGAATTTCCGGCTCGCCGAGGTGCCCGTGCCCAAGCTGGAAGACGGCCAGGTCCTGGTGCGCAACCTGTACATGTCCGTGGATCCCTACATGCGCGGCCGCATGAACGATGTGAAGTCCTACGTGCCTCCCTTTCAGATCGACGCCCCGCTCGACGGCGGTGCCATTGGCGAGGTGGTGGAGTCCCGTTCCGAGGGACACCGGCCCGGCGACAAAGTTCTGCACGGCCTCGGCTGGCGGGACTACGCCGTCCTGGACGGCAAGCGTGCCCGCGTCATCGACGCAGAGGCGGCCCCCGCGTCTGCTTACCTGGGCGTGCTGGGCATGACCGGTCTGACGGCATATGCAGGGCTGACCAAGGTTGCAGAGTTCAAGGAAGGCGACGTCGTCTTCGTCTCCGGCGCCGCCGGCGCCGTCGGATCCCTGGTGGGCCAGATTGCCAAAGCTATGGGCGCCAAGAAGGTCATCGGCAGCGCCGGATCAGCCGAAAAGGTGCAGCGCCTGCTGGACCTGGGTTTCGATGAGGCCTTCAACTACCACGACGGGCCCGTCAAGGAATCACTGAAAAAGGCAGCCGGCGCAGACGGCATCGATGTCTACTTCGACAACGTGGGCGGCGAGCACCTTGAAGCTGCCATTGCGGTGATGAATAAGTACGGCCGGATTGCCATGTGCGGTGCCATTTCCCAGTACAACACCACAGACGCTCCCACCGGCCCGCGCAACCTCGCCCTGGCCATCGGCAAGGAACTGACGCTGCGCGGGTTCATCGTCGGAAGCTACAACCAGTACGCCGACGAGTTTGCCGAACTGATGTCGGGTTGGCTCAACGACGGCAGGGTCAGCTACGACGAGACCTTCGTGGACGGACTGGAGAACGCTCCTCAGGCCTTTATTGACCTGATGAAGGGCGCCAACAAGGGCAAAATGATCGTGACCCTGCAGGCCTAA
- the coaBC gene encoding bifunctional phosphopantothenoylcysteine decarboxylase/phosphopantothenate--cysteine ligase CoaBC gives MRIVMGVGGGIAAYKSASLLRLFTEAGHNVSVIPTEASKRFVGVATWEALSGNTVSSSVFDEVEKVNHVRLGHEADLIVVAPATADLLARAASGQADDLLTNTLLMARGPVLFAPAMHTEMWAHPATRANVQTLRSRGALVMEPGVGRLTGTDSGAGRLPDPEDIFAAAIAAATPPEDPAALPGPLHGKTVTVTAGGTREPLDPVRFLGNRSSGKQGAALARAALDAGARVRFIAAHMDVPAPDGVELTRVETALELREAVHAAAVDSDVLIMAAAVADFRPDTQSNTKIKKRDDGADPVITLVRNPDILAEAVQQRSKAAAGTARPALIVGFAAETGDGSADVLDYGRQKLKRKGCDLLVLNRVGTSLVFGQDSTEVTLLSPQDSESVPPPSYTGTKTDVAQRIIGRIEQELEAALPVR, from the coding sequence GTGCGCATAGTTATGGGTGTGGGCGGCGGGATCGCCGCCTACAAGTCCGCGTCGCTGCTGCGTCTTTTCACTGAGGCCGGACACAACGTCTCGGTTATTCCCACTGAAGCCTCCAAGAGGTTCGTGGGAGTGGCCACTTGGGAAGCGCTGTCCGGCAACACTGTCTCCAGTTCGGTGTTCGACGAGGTGGAGAAGGTCAACCACGTCCGGCTCGGGCATGAGGCGGATCTCATTGTGGTGGCTCCCGCCACGGCGGACCTGCTGGCCCGTGCCGCGTCCGGGCAGGCCGATGACCTGCTCACCAACACGTTGCTCATGGCTCGGGGACCGGTTCTTTTTGCTCCTGCCATGCACACGGAAATGTGGGCCCACCCGGCGACCCGCGCCAACGTGCAAACCCTGCGCAGCAGGGGAGCGCTGGTTATGGAACCCGGCGTGGGACGGCTGACCGGCACAGATTCCGGTGCCGGCCGGCTACCTGACCCCGAAGATATTTTCGCCGCGGCCATTGCTGCGGCAACCCCGCCGGAGGATCCTGCGGCCCTGCCCGGCCCGCTGCACGGCAAGACCGTCACGGTCACCGCCGGCGGCACCCGCGAGCCCCTGGATCCGGTCCGGTTCCTGGGCAACCGATCCTCGGGGAAGCAGGGGGCCGCACTGGCCCGGGCGGCCCTCGATGCAGGAGCCCGTGTCCGCTTCATTGCCGCCCACATGGACGTTCCCGCCCCCGACGGCGTAGAGCTCACCCGCGTGGAGACAGCACTGGAGCTCCGGGAGGCGGTGCACGCCGCCGCTGTGGACTCGGACGTACTGATTATGGCTGCGGCGGTGGCGGATTTCCGCCCCGACACCCAGTCCAACACCAAGATCAAAAAGCGCGACGACGGCGCTGATCCGGTGATCACCCTGGTCCGTAACCCGGACATTCTCGCCGAAGCCGTACAGCAGCGCAGTAAAGCCGCCGCGGGAACGGCCCGGCCGGCCCTCATTGTGGGCTTCGCCGCGGAAACCGGTGACGGCTCCGCTGACGTTTTGGACTACGGCCGGCAGAAACTCAAGCGCAAGGGCTGTGACCTGCTGGTACTCAACCGGGTTGGCACCTCCCTGGTGTTCGGCCAGGACAGCACGGAAGTGACCTTGCTTTCACCGCAGGATTCAGAGTCCGTCCCGCCGCCCAGCTACACGGGCACTAAAACCGACGTTGCGCAGCGGATTATCGGCCGCATCGAACAGGAACTGGAAGCAGCTCTTCCCGTCCGCTGA